Proteins encoded in a region of the Phoenix dactylifera cultivar Barhee BC4 chromosome 3, palm_55x_up_171113_PBpolish2nd_filt_p, whole genome shotgun sequence genome:
- the LOC103704046 gene encoding protein ENDOPLASMIC RETICULUM-ARRESTED PEN3 — MEERDPDLNSASRTDNGRIKLNVGGKLFETTAHTLRSGGPDSLLAALSDRTAEDGEPIFIDRDPEIFSVLLSLLRSYRLPSTARRFSKQDLVEEAQYYGIEARLRSAMAPPPLVGFDAALAATIRPASDGFPTALSAGSGDGSVWIAHGGQISTYDWSLAHAGTVRTHLDQITSLRRVWPEIAGIGSLDSPGLHFYDVSSSRHVGSAHWSDPSDPRVYKARVTAIAAAAGAESSGEPVFAALECPHRENCILAVDRTTLKIVAEIGRQSGGAAKAAAAGKLVHVRERGVVFAAAVSAGAFGYSGYMRLWDPRSGEAVWETSEPGGGGRSTRFGDAFADADADVDPEGQRAPAIYKVCWKTGDVGVADMRMLGEDPWVYLEERSPGLRNAGGGRNSVLHCYKGQVFVSREGGLEVWSRIEDEEEEDEDAGISGTSYRRNFVDREEDARRGLVKRMEGGGDRLFVSREGMEGIEVWESSDLSGAISLL, encoded by the coding sequence AtggaggaaagggatcccgaTCTCAACTCCGCTTCCCGAACCGATAATGGCCGGATCAAGCTCAACGTCGGCGGCAAGCTATTCGAGACCACCGCGCATACCCTCCGCTCAGGAGGCCCGGATTCCCTCCTCGCCGCCCTCTCCGACAGGACGGCCGAAGACGGCGAGCCCATCTTCATAGACCGGGACCCCGAGATCTTCTCCGTCCTTCTTTCCCTCCTCCGCTCCTATCGCCTGCCCTCCACCGCCCGCCGATTCTCCAAGCAAGACCTCGTCGAGGAGGCTCAGTATTATGGCATCGAGGCCCGCCTCCGATCCGCCATGGCGCCGCCGCCGCTCGTCGGCTTCGACGCCGCCCTCGCCGCCACCATCCGCCCCGCCTCCGACGGCTTCCCCACCGCCCTGTCCGCCGGATCCGGGGACGGATCCGTCTGGATCGCGCACGGCGGCCAGATCTCCACCTACGACTGGAGCCTCGCCCACGCCGGGACCGTGCGGACGCACCTGGACCAGATCACCTCCCTCCGGCGCGTGTGGCCGGAGATCGCGGGGATCGGCTCCCTGGACTCCCCCGGGCTCCACTTTTACGATGTCTCCAGCAGCCGCCACGTCGGGTCCGCCCACTGGTCCGACCCGTCCGACCCCCGGGTGTACAAGGCCCGGGTCACCGCGATCGCCGCCGCGGCGGGCGCCGAAAGCTCCGGCGAGCCGGTGTTTGCAGCGCTCGAGTGTCCGCACCGGGAAAACTGCATCCTGGCGGTGGACAGGACGACGCTGAAGATCGTGGCAGAGATCGGGCGGCAGAGCGGGGGCGCGGcaaaggcggcggcggcggggaagCTGGTGCACGTGCGCGAGCGGGGAGTGGTGTTCGCGGCGGCGGTGAGCGCGGGAGCGTTCGGGTACTCGGGGTACATGAGGCTATGGGACCCGCGGTCCGGGGAGGCGGTGTGGGAGACGAGCGAGCCTGGGGGAGGCGGGCGGAGCACCCGGTTCGGGGACGCGTTCGCGGACGCGGACGCGGACGTGGACCCGGAAGGGCAGAGGGCGCCGGCGATCTACAAGGTGTGCTGGAAGACGGGGGACGTCGGGGTGGCGGACATGAGGATGCTCGGGGAGGACCCCTGGGTGTACCTGGAGGAGCGGAGCCCCGGGCTGAGGAACGCGGGCGGCGGCCGGAACAGCGTGCTGCACTGCTACAAGGGCCAGGTGTTTGTGAGCCGGGAGGGAGGCCTGGAGGTGTGGTCGCGCATAgaagacgaggaggaggaggacgaggatgCAGGGATTTCCGGGACGAGCTACCGGAGGAATTTTGTGGACAGAGAGGAGGACGCGAGGCGGGGACTGGTTAAGAGGATGGAAGGGGGTGGGGATCGGCTGTTCGTGAGCAGGGAAGGGATGGAGGGGATTGAGGTGTGGGAGAGCTCCGACTTGTCCGGCGCCATCTCCCTTTTGTAG
- the LOC103704048 gene encoding cytochrome P450 86A1, producing METVECQADQQQPEGSIHFLVMALVAALVSAYLMWFLVLTRRLTGPRVWPLFGSLPGLISNRSRLHDWIAGNLRATGAAATYQTCVLPLPGVARRQGLVTVTCNPRNLEHVLRTRFDNYPKGPIWQSNFHDLLGRGIFNSDGDTWLLQRKTAALEFTTRTLRQAMARWANRAIKSRLWRILADHCEDDHLHRRHSVDLQDLLLRLTFDNICGLTFGKDPETLSPDLPDNPFAKAFDAATEATLQRFLYPDFLWRLKKLLDLGSERSLRKSLEVVDRYMTEAIAARKESPSDDLLSRFMKKKDANGNAFPSSVLQWIALNFVLAGRDTSSVALSWFFWTVTQRPDVEKKVVDEIAAVLRETRGPDVARWVEEPLAFDELERLEYLKAALAETLRLYPSVPQDSKYVVADDVLPDGTVVPAGSTVTYSIYSVGRMEEIWGKDCMEFRPERWLTAEGGRFEQAKDAYRFVAFNGGPRTCLGKDLAYLQMRSIASAILLRHRLELVPGHRVQQKMSLTLFMQNGLQVYVRQRELDDHVNTDSPPSPAPHASTAPAAA from the coding sequence ATGGAGACGGTGGAATGCCAAGCAGACCAACAGCAACCAGAAGGCAGCATCCATTTCCTGGTGATGGCCCTTGTAGCGGCGTTGGTATCGGCATATTTGATGTGGTTCTTGGTGCTGACCCGGCGGCTGACGGGGCCAAGGGTGTGGCCCCTCTTCGGCAGCCTCCCGGGCCTCATCTCCAACCGCTCCCGCCTTCACGACTGGATCGCCGGCAACCTCCGCGCGACGGGAGCCGCTGCCACGTACCAGACGTGCGTTCTGCCGCTGCCGGGTGTGGCTCGGCGGCAGGGGCTGGTGACCGTCACGTGCAACCCGAGGAACCTGGAGCACGTGCTGCGCACTCGCTTCGACAACTACCCCAAGGGCCCCATTTGGCAGTCCAACTTCCACGACCTCCTGGGCCGGGGCATCTTCAACTCCGACGGCGATACCTGGCTCCTCCAGCGCAAGACCGCCGCCCTCGAGTTCACCACCCGCACCCTCCGCCAGGCCATGGCCCGCTGGGCCAACCGCGCCATCAAATCCCGCCTCTGGCGCATCCTCGCCGACCATTGCGAAGACGACCACCTCCATCGCCGTCACAGCGTCGACCTCCAagacctcctcctccgcctcaccTTCGACAACATCTGCGGCCTCACCTTCGGCAAGGACCCCGAGACGCTCTCCCCGGACCTTCCAGACAACCCCTTCGCCAAGGCCTTCGACGCCGCCACCGAGGCCACCCTCCAGCGCTTCCTCTACCCCGACTTTCTCTGGCGTCTTAAGAaactcctcgacctcgggagcgAGCGTAGCCTCCGGAAGAGCCTCGAGGTGGTAGACCGCTACATGACCGAGGCCATCGCCGCGCGCAAGGAGAGCCCCTCCGACGACCTGCTCTCACGGTTcatgaagaagaaggatgctaaCGGCAACGCCTTCCCCTCCTCCGTCCTCCAGTGGATCGCCCTCAACTTCGTGCTCGCCGGCCGCGACACCTCCTCCGTCGCTCTCAGCTGGTTCTTCTGGACCGTAACCCAGCGGCCCGACGTGGAGAAGAAGGTGGTGGACGAGATTGCGGCGGTGCTGCGCGAGACGCGGGGGCCGGACGTGGCGCGGTGGGTGGAGGAGCCGCTGGCTTTCGATGAGCTGGAGCGCCTCGAATACCTCAAGGCGGCGCTGGCGGAGACGCTGCGACTGTACCCGTCGGTGCCGCAGGACTCCAAGTACGTGGTGGCGGACGACGTGCTGCCGGACGGCACGGTGGTGCCGGCAGGGTCGACGGTCACCTACTCCATCTACTCGGTGGGGAGGATGGAGGAGATATGGGGGAAGGACTGCATGGAGTTCCGGCCGGAGCGGTGGCTGACAGCAGAGGGGGGCCGGTTCGAGCAGGCTAAGGACGCGTACCGGTTCGTGGCGTTCAACGGAGGGCCGAGGACGTGCCTGGGGAAAGACCTGGCCTATCTCCAAATGAGGTCCATAGCGTCAGCGATTCTGCTCCGCCACCGGCTGGAGCTGGTCCCGGGCCACCGGGTGCAGCAGAAGATGTCCCTCACCCTCTTCATGCAGAACGGCCTCCAGGTGTACGTGCGCCAGAGGGAGCTGGACGACCATGTCAACACCGACTCACCTCCGAGTCCTGCCCCTCATGCGTCCACCGCGCCTGCCGCAGCTTAG